The following are encoded in a window of Schistocerca nitens isolate TAMUIC-IGC-003100 chromosome 9, iqSchNite1.1, whole genome shotgun sequence genomic DNA:
- the LOC126202998 gene encoding endocuticle structural glycoprotein SgAbd-5 has translation MKLILILSAVVVAALAVPQSGKDATIVELTNDNDGLGQYNFAYRTSDGIARQEQGALKNAGSENEAIEVQGSYTYKGVDGKDYTVTFVANENGYQPRVQS, from the exons ATGAAGCTG ATCCTGATCCTGAGTGCTGTAGTCGTGGCGGCGCTGGCTGTCCCGCAGAGCGGAAAGGACGCCACCATCGTCGAGCTGACCAACGACAATGACGGACTCGGCCAATACAACTTCGC GTACCGCACCAGTGACGGCATCGCGCGGCAGGAGCAGGGCGCGCTGAAGAACGCCGGCTCCGAGAACGAAGCCATCGAGGTCCAGGGCAGCTACACCTACAAGGGCGTCGACGGCAAGGACTACACCGTCACCTTCGTCGCCAACGAGAACGGCTACCAGCCACGCGTGCAGTCGTAA